A section of the Spirosoma pollinicola genome encodes:
- a CDS encoding DUF4249 domain-containing protein, producing MTRAFTQLRLFFYSLRWFLLVMVPLACVDPEDILLRGTVDIIVVDGTLTNLAEEQIIRLNRSKSDPLTGRFGSRPITKAIVEVVVDSAQIVPCHETVDGSYQLPSDFKGQIGHAYQLRFTLSDGTQYASNQQIIQAVPPINNVTSQFNPKSIFPALGGYYTAGHDLFIDVNDPADARNYYRWDWKLYEKQEWCKTCYKGVYAIYGDITTQLMEAPPPGGNFYLYISGNTKLLEDCYYELTPPPYSLRNPVPEYTYDYNCRGQCWEIIYSHDFNLFSDQYSNGGVILNKEVAQIPFYDHNPGLVDVRQSSLTPDAYRYFQLFQQQTQNTGGLADTPPSALAGNVHNVANDREAVVGYFTASAVASFRYWLDRKDAYGVSLGGSGPNGYSGLPGEELFYALHLRRPMPEPSFPEAPQLQLLNAPPRPPTAICSPSDTKTPVKPEGWRD from the coding sequence ATGACTCGCGCCTTCACACAACTACGTCTTTTTTTTTATTCGCTGAGATGGTTCCTGCTGGTAATGGTGCCGCTGGCCTGTGTAGACCCGGAAGATATTCTTCTGCGTGGTACGGTGGATATCATTGTGGTGGATGGGACCCTAACCAATCTGGCCGAAGAACAGATTATCCGGCTAAACCGATCAAAATCGGATCCGCTCACCGGGCGATTTGGTAGCCGACCCATTACTAAAGCCATCGTCGAAGTCGTAGTGGACTCGGCGCAGATTGTGCCTTGTCATGAGACCGTAGATGGCAGCTATCAGCTACCCAGCGATTTTAAAGGCCAGATTGGACATGCCTACCAACTGCGCTTTACACTCAGTGATGGCACCCAATATGCATCGAATCAGCAGATCATTCAAGCTGTCCCACCCATTAACAACGTGACGTCACAGTTTAACCCCAAAAGTATTTTTCCTGCCTTAGGCGGGTATTACACCGCTGGCCATGACCTGTTCATTGATGTCAACGATCCGGCTGATGCCCGAAACTATTACCGATGGGACTGGAAACTTTACGAAAAGCAGGAGTGGTGTAAAACCTGCTACAAAGGTGTGTACGCTATCTATGGCGATATAACGACCCAATTGATGGAGGCTCCTCCGCCGGGAGGTAACTTTTACCTGTACATATCCGGCAATACTAAACTGCTGGAAGACTGTTATTATGAGCTAACGCCCCCACCGTATTCATTACGAAATCCCGTACCTGAATACACCTACGATTATAACTGCCGGGGACAGTGCTGGGAGATCATTTACAGTCATGATTTTAATCTGTTCAGCGACCAGTATTCCAACGGGGGGGTGATTCTAAACAAGGAAGTAGCTCAAATCCCTTTTTATGACCATAATCCGGGTTTAGTTGACGTCCGGCAAAGTTCGCTTACGCCCGATGCTTATCGTTATTTTCAACTCTTTCAGCAACAGACGCAGAATACCGGAGGTCTGGCCGATACGCCCCCCTCGGCTTTGGCAGGTAACGTACATAATGTAGCGAATGACCGGGAAGCAGTTGTGGGGTATTTTACGGCTTCTGCGGTGGCCTCGTTTCGCTACTGGCTCGACCGAAAAGATGCCTATGGTGTATCGCTGGGCGGCTCTGGCCCAAATGGTTATTCAGGTTTGCCGGGTGAGGAGCTATTCTACGCGCTCCATCTACGGCGGCCCATGCCCGAGCCTTCGTTCCCTGAAGCCCCGCAGCTACAACTGCTCAATGCGCCACCTCGTCCGCCAACGGCTATCTGTTCACCCAGTGATACAAAAACGCCCGTCAAGCCCGAAGGCTGGCGGGACTAA